A genome region from Bdellovibrionales bacterium includes the following:
- a CDS encoding diguanylate cyclase, with protein MNKEKILLIDDDKDNLRFLARILEHESYKVLQATSGLEGIQLLKDFSPDLVILDINMPQLNGFQTMKLLRQKDEHVSVIFLTANNSTEDIIRGLESGALDYICKPFNPLELVARVRSQLKFKRTQQELREANRKLQSLVDIDDLTGLYNMRSIYDRLNNEIERARRYKHGLAVIMMDMDHFKNVNDGHDHLFGSYVLSQVGEIVKKNIRSVDFAARYGGDEFLICLTQTQTQGALRFADRLRKVISETEFTQDKDQMHMTASFGVALIEGKGAVIDAHTLVRIADTKLYEAKDKGRNRVEGEIITDDGPIDPRSLRKVG; from the coding sequence ATGAACAAGGAAAAGATTCTTCTTATCGATGATGACAAAGACAATTTGCGTTTCCTTGCGCGAATTCTCGAACACGAGTCCTACAAAGTCTTGCAAGCCACCAGTGGCCTCGAAGGTATACAGCTTCTTAAAGATTTCTCTCCAGATCTCGTCATTCTCGACATCAATATGCCGCAACTCAATGGTTTTCAAACCATGAAATTGCTTCGTCAAAAGGACGAGCACGTTTCGGTGATTTTCCTCACGGCCAACAATTCGACGGAAGACATTATCCGCGGTTTGGAGTCGGGAGCTTTGGATTACATTTGTAAACCTTTTAATCCGCTGGAGCTCGTCGCTCGCGTGCGCAGCCAGCTGAAGTTCAAGCGCACTCAGCAAGAGCTTCGCGAGGCGAATCGAAAGCTACAAAGCCTGGTGGATATCGATGATTTGACCGGTCTTTATAATATGCGGTCCATTTACGATCGTTTAAACAACGAGATCGAGCGAGCTCGCCGCTACAAGCATGGCTTGGCCGTCATTATGATGGACATGGATCACTTTAAAAACGTCAATGATGGACACGATCACCTCTTTGGAAGTTACGTGCTTTCCCAGGTGGGCGAGATCGTTAAAAAGAATATTCGTTCGGTCGATTTTGCGGCTCGCTACGGTGGTGACGAGTTTTTGATTTGTCTCACGCAGACTCAGACACAGGGTGCACTCCGATTTGCGGATCGTTTACGAAAAGTGATCTCCGAGACGGAGTTCACCCAAGATAAAGATCAAATGCATATGACAGCCAGTTTTGGCGTGGCTCTGATCGAGGGCAAAGGTGCAGTCATTGATGCTCACACTCTTGTGCGGATCGCCGACACCAAGCTCTACGAAGCGAAAGATAAAGGTCGTAACCGCGTCGAGGGCGAAATCATCACTGATGATGGACCCATCGATCCCCGCTCTCTCCGTAAAGTGGGATAA
- the leuS gene encoding leucine--tRNA ligase, giving the protein MSYEHKKIDQKWQQRWEKEEPFKAVDFSEKPKYFALDMFPYPSGAGLHVGHMASYTPTDVVSRYKRQKGFNVLHPIGYDAFGLPAEQYAIQTGIHPEVTTQKSIETFRRQLKSFGFSFDWSREISTCSPDYYKWTQFIFKKLFDKGLAYQKEAPVNWCPALKTVLANEEVVDGKSERGGHPVVRKPMKQWMLKITEYADVLQKDLDLIDWPERTKEGQRNWIGKSMGAFVDFTVKGSKHSFKIYTTRPDTLFGATFMVLSPEHPLVGELTTAAEKNQVDAYVASAASKSEVDRKANTEKTGVPTGSLAINPISGQEVPIWIADYVLMDYGTGAIMAVPAHDARDFEFATKYKLPIVRVLESSDELPYEGDGILINSGFLNGLKKDQAIEKAIEHLEAKGLGEKTYQYKIRDWLFSRQRYWGEPFPIVHMADGPQSVPVEELPVILPQVPNYEPSEDGQAPLSRNQDWVEYTSKDGKKGRRETDTMPGTAGSCWYFLRYTDPKNENSFADFEKQKYWMPVDLYVGGPEHTVSHLLYSRFWHKVLFQEGLVSHPEPVKKLAHQGMILGPDGEKMSKSRGNVINPDVVRDEYGADALRCFILFLGPMDRDKPWSPSGIVGVKKFLERVWRLCISEDGQFVGDDSEIPVELEKVLHKTIKKVGEDIESLSFNTCISALMILVNETYQHKCQSRKLLKPLVSLLAPFAPHICEEIWEAMGEKSFSSLSPWPEYNPKLTVDDTVSIGIQVDGKRRGAMDLAKDATEDQAMQKALAIDAVKAAIGEKGVGKVIYVPGKILNIIGKR; this is encoded by the coding sequence ATGTCTTACGAACACAAAAAAATCGATCAAAAGTGGCAACAACGTTGGGAAAAAGAAGAACCTTTTAAGGCGGTGGATTTTTCCGAAAAACCTAAATACTTCGCTCTAGATATGTTTCCATATCCCTCGGGCGCTGGGTTGCACGTCGGGCATATGGCCTCTTACACCCCGACCGATGTGGTCTCTCGCTACAAAAGGCAAAAAGGATTTAACGTTCTTCACCCGATTGGTTACGATGCCTTTGGGCTCCCCGCCGAGCAATACGCCATTCAAACAGGGATTCATCCTGAGGTGACCACCCAAAAATCGATCGAGACGTTCCGACGTCAGCTCAAAAGTTTTGGTTTTAGTTTTGATTGGAGTCGAGAGATTTCAACGTGCTCTCCCGACTATTACAAGTGGACTCAATTTATTTTTAAAAAATTGTTTGATAAAGGACTCGCCTATCAAAAAGAGGCCCCCGTCAATTGGTGTCCCGCACTTAAAACTGTTCTCGCCAACGAAGAGGTTGTCGACGGTAAAAGTGAACGCGGCGGTCACCCCGTCGTCCGCAAACCGATGAAGCAGTGGATGCTTAAAATCACCGAGTATGCCGACGTCCTTCAAAAAGATCTCGATCTGATCGACTGGCCGGAGCGCACGAAGGAAGGTCAACGCAACTGGATTGGAAAATCCATGGGAGCGTTTGTCGACTTTACCGTGAAGGGCAGCAAACATTCATTTAAAATTTATACGACCCGTCCCGACACTCTTTTTGGTGCCACTTTTATGGTGCTCTCTCCCGAGCATCCCCTCGTTGGCGAGCTAACTACCGCCGCCGAGAAAAATCAGGTGGACGCCTACGTCGCCTCCGCGGCCAGTAAGTCGGAAGTCGATCGTAAAGCCAACACGGAAAAAACCGGCGTGCCCACGGGCTCATTGGCCATCAACCCGATTTCGGGTCAGGAAGTTCCGATTTGGATCGCCGACTATGTTCTTATGGATTATGGGACCGGCGCCATCATGGCGGTTCCCGCTCACGATGCTCGTGATTTCGAGTTCGCTACAAAATATAAACTCCCCATCGTTCGCGTTCTCGAAAGCTCCGACGAACTGCCTTACGAGGGCGACGGCATCTTGATCAATTCTGGCTTTCTCAATGGTCTTAAGAAAGACCAAGCCATCGAAAAAGCCATTGAGCATCTCGAAGCCAAAGGCTTGGGCGAAAAAACCTATCAGTACAAAATTCGCGATTGGCTTTTTAGCCGCCAACGCTATTGGGGCGAACCTTTCCCGATCGTTCACATGGCTGATGGCCCTCAAAGTGTTCCTGTGGAAGAGCTCCCAGTCATTCTCCCTCAGGTTCCCAACTACGAACCGTCGGAAGACGGCCAGGCCCCCCTTAGCCGAAATCAGGACTGGGTGGAGTACACGAGCAAAGACGGAAAAAAAGGTCGTCGCGAAACCGACACCATGCCAGGGACCGCGGGCTCGTGCTGGTACTTCTTGCGCTACACCGATCCTAAAAATGAAAACAGCTTCGCCGACTTCGAAAAGCAAAAATACTGGATGCCGGTGGATCTTTACGTCGGTGGGCCCGAGCATACCGTGAGCCATTTGCTCTACTCGCGCTTTTGGCACAAAGTGCTTTTTCAAGAAGGATTGGTCAGCCATCCCGAGCCGGTGAAAAAATTAGCCCATCAAGGAATGATCCTGGGTCCCGACGGCGAAAAAATGTCCAAGTCTCGTGGGAACGTGATAAACCCCGACGTGGTTCGCGACGAGTACGGCGCGGATGCTCTCCGCTGCTTTATTTTATTCTTAGGACCGATGGATCGCGACAAGCCTTGGTCACCGAGTGGAATTGTCGGCGTGAAGAAGTTTTTAGAACGCGTTTGGCGCCTTTGCATTTCCGAAGACGGCCAATTTGTGGGCGACGACAGCGAGATCCCGGTGGAGCTCGAAAAAGTGTTGCATAAAACCATCAAAAAAGTCGGCGAGGACATCGAAAGCCTCAGCTTCAACACCTGCATTAGCGCTCTGATGATTTTGGTGAACGAGACTTACCAGCACAAGTGCCAATCCCGAAAACTTCTGAAACCGCTTGTGAGCCTTCTCGCCCCGTTTGCTCCTCACATTTGCGAGGAGATTTGGGAAGCCATGGGTGAGAAAAGTTTTTCTTCCCTTTCGCCGTGGCCTGAGTACAATCCGAAGTTGACAGTTGATGACACTGTAAGTATTGGAATTCAAGTAGACGGGAAACGGCGTGGCGCAATGGATCTGGCAAAGGATGCCACTGAAGATCAAGCCATGCAAAAAGCCTTAGCGATCGATGCGGTGAAAGCAGCGATCGGAGAGAAAGGCGTAGGGAAGGTTATTTATGTACCAGGAAAAATTCTCAACATCATCGGCAAGCGATAA
- the argS gene encoding arginine--tRNA ligase, whose translation MEKNKAMDPLFATVSEQIVRAVREAFGVDLVAHDVANEFSVPPKIELGHLAYPCFLLAKSTQKKPNEISASLATLLKSQPIFSDAKAVGPYLNLYLKPEVLASQVIEPILSGAFFKRPPLSIQPVMVEYSQPNTHKELHVGHMRNLCFGLSLVKLLKYSGRPVLTTTFPGDVGTHVAKCLWYLKYHNSTPVPQSDKGVWLGRMYSAAHNKLEDERNTPLEEKNRVQLTSILKELEQKSGEFYNLWKETRQWSIDLMESVYRWAGVAFDKWFWESDVDSPSVEWVKNLHSEGKLQISEGAIGYDLTEENLGFCLLLKSDGNGLYATKDLELARRKFELYNPSLCIVIVDMRQELHFKQVFAVLKKLGMESQSERCLHLKYNFVELPDGAMSSRKGNIVPITDLIEQMKAHVRSTYLTRYEKEWSPQEIEATSDMVAQGAIKYGMNSMDMNKKIVFKMEDWLKLDGESGPYIQYTHARIHSLLEKNPVDKAVAFNSDFFTEPIELELLLKLAQFNRIVESCAQNLRTAPLCTYVYELAKVFNSFYHDCPIGKLEDKEHRNARLELSRATKEVLAVGLGLLAIPAPPKM comes from the coding sequence ATGGAAAAAAATAAAGCGATGGACCCTCTTTTTGCCACTGTTTCAGAGCAGATCGTTCGTGCAGTGAGGGAAGCTTTCGGGGTGGATCTCGTCGCCCACGACGTGGCGAATGAGTTTTCGGTTCCACCGAAGATCGAATTAGGTCATTTAGCGTACCCTTGCTTTCTTTTGGCCAAATCGACCCAAAAAAAACCGAATGAAATATCGGCGAGCCTAGCCACTCTTCTCAAATCCCAACCTATTTTTTCGGATGCAAAAGCCGTAGGGCCCTACCTCAATTTATATCTGAAGCCCGAGGTTCTTGCGAGCCAGGTGATTGAACCCATACTTTCTGGCGCGTTTTTCAAGCGCCCTCCACTTTCCATTCAACCGGTGATGGTGGAGTATTCTCAGCCCAACACTCACAAAGAGTTGCACGTGGGTCATATGCGAAATCTGTGTTTCGGTTTATCACTGGTCAAACTTCTTAAGTACAGCGGTCGCCCCGTGCTGACGACCACCTTCCCTGGTGATGTGGGGACTCATGTCGCTAAATGCTTATGGTATCTTAAGTATCATAATTCCACGCCGGTTCCTCAAAGTGACAAGGGAGTGTGGCTGGGTCGCATGTACTCGGCGGCACACAACAAACTCGAAGATGAACGCAATACTCCGCTCGAAGAGAAAAACCGCGTTCAGCTGACATCGATTCTTAAAGAACTCGAACAAAAATCGGGTGAGTTTTATAATCTCTGGAAAGAAACTCGCCAGTGGTCGATTGATTTGATGGAGTCGGTTTACCGGTGGGCGGGAGTGGCTTTTGATAAGTGGTTTTGGGAGTCGGATGTGGATTCTCCCTCTGTCGAGTGGGTCAAAAATCTTCATTCCGAGGGCAAGCTCCAGATCTCCGAAGGTGCAATTGGCTACGATCTAACTGAGGAGAACTTGGGTTTCTGTCTCCTGTTGAAGTCCGATGGGAATGGTCTTTACGCCACTAAAGATCTCGAGTTAGCTCGTCGAAAGTTTGAGCTCTATAATCCCTCACTTTGCATCGTCATCGTGGACATGCGTCAGGAGCTCCACTTTAAGCAAGTGTTTGCTGTGTTAAAAAAGTTAGGAATGGAAAGTCAATCCGAGCGCTGCCTGCATCTCAAATATAACTTTGTGGAACTCCCCGATGGTGCAATGAGTTCTCGAAAAGGGAATATCGTACCGATCACAGACCTCATTGAGCAGATGAAGGCTCATGTGAGAAGTACTTATCTCACACGCTACGAGAAGGAATGGAGTCCGCAGGAGATCGAAGCGACGAGCGACATGGTGGCTCAAGGGGCGATCAAGTATGGAATGAATTCCATGGATATGAATAAAAAGATCGTCTTCAAAATGGAAGATTGGTTAAAGCTCGATGGGGAGTCGGGGCCGTATATCCAATACACCCATGCACGAATTCATTCTCTTCTCGAAAAAAATCCGGTGGATAAAGCTGTGGCCTTCAATAGCGATTTTTTTACGGAGCCCATCGAGCTCGAACTGCTTTTAAAATTAGCTCAGTTCAATCGAATCGTCGAAAGTTGTGCCCAGAATCTACGAACCGCACCTCTATGCACTTACGTTTACGAGCTCGCCAAAGTGTTTAATAGCTTTTATCACGATTGTCCGATTGGGAAACTGGAAGATAAAGAGCATCGTAATGCTCGTCTCGAGCTTTCTCGAGCGACGAAAGAAGTTCTTGCCGTGGGCTTGGGTTTGCTCGCGATTCCTGCTCCTCCCAAAATGTAA
- a CDS encoding GNAT family N-acetyltransferase: MEIRPVTLTEIPLLCDLCRRTFHETFSPTNTELNMRVYMDTYFTPQKLEGELKDPKRSIFMAWVENQPVGYFNMYDGPVEACVKSERPIELARIYVDRAWQGKGVAQALMSKALEVARSKNKNGVWLGVWENNPRAQAFYLKNNFNKVGSHIFQMGLEPQTDYIYELSLV, encoded by the coding sequence ATGGAAATTCGACCTGTGACTTTGACCGAAATACCGTTGTTGTGTGACCTCTGTCGTAGAACTTTTCACGAAACATTTTCCCCGACGAATACGGAACTGAATATGCGTGTCTACATGGACACCTATTTCACACCTCAAAAGCTAGAGGGTGAGCTCAAAGATCCTAAACGTAGCATTTTTATGGCTTGGGTTGAAAATCAACCCGTGGGTTATTTCAATATGTACGATGGACCGGTAGAAGCTTGTGTGAAGTCAGAGCGGCCCATAGAGTTGGCGCGCATTTATGTCGATCGCGCTTGGCAGGGAAAAGGCGTGGCTCAGGCTCTCATGTCCAAAGCCCTAGAAGTGGCGAGATCGAAAAATAAAAACGGCGTGTGGCTTGGTGTATGGGAAAACAATCCTCGCGCCCAGGCCTTCTACCTTAAAAATAATTTTAACAAAGTGGGTTCCCACATTTTTCAAATGGGTCTGGAGCCACAAACGGATTACATTTACGAACTCTCGTTAGTGTAG
- the tsaA gene encoding tRNA (N6-threonylcarbamoyladenosine(37)-N6)-methyltransferase TrmO: MEQFLPMTITPIGAIESPFKEKFGTPRQSLIARTTASAIRWNRKMVRDGMLEGFEVGHYVWVVFSFHLSSNKKVLEKVHPPRLRGKTMGALATRTPHRPNSLGLSLGRICKIEKLRLHIEGLDLVHGTPVFDIKPYLKSFDRPKGKSIHWVDETPFNRLTVRWKRSALATVHKDQQKEYKKQLTEILREDPRPLAYLKKNDFQYFMKYGDYDVGFTIVNDTVTVQELRPL, translated from the coding sequence ATGGAACAATTTCTACCAATGACCATTACCCCCATCGGAGCGATCGAGTCGCCGTTTAAAGAAAAATTCGGCACCCCTCGACAATCTTTGATTGCTCGAACGACCGCCTCGGCCATCCGCTGGAATCGCAAGATGGTCCGTGATGGAATGCTCGAAGGATTTGAGGTGGGCCATTACGTTTGGGTGGTTTTCAGCTTTCATCTGTCGTCCAATAAAAAAGTTTTGGAAAAGGTCCACCCTCCTCGCCTCCGTGGGAAAACCATGGGCGCTCTAGCCACGCGCACTCCCCATCGCCCCAACTCATTGGGCTTGTCTCTGGGGCGCATCTGCAAAATCGAAAAACTTCGTCTCCACATCGAAGGCTTGGATCTCGTCCACGGAACCCCGGTCTTTGATATCAAGCCTTATCTTAAAAGTTTTGATCGCCCTAAGGGGAAGTCGATCCATTGGGTGGACGAAACTCCATTTAATCGCCTCACCGTCCGTTGGAAAAGATCAGCACTGGCGACGGTTCATAAAGACCAGCAAAAAGAGTATAAAAAACAACTGACCGAAATTCTTCGCGAAGATCCTCGACCCTTGGCTTACCTTAAAAAAAATGATTTCCAGTATTTTATGAAATACGGAGATTACGATGTGGGATTTACTATTGTGAACGATACTGTCACCGTGCAAGAGCTTCGACCGCTTTGA
- a CDS encoding flagellin FliC — MSLRINTNLASLNSQRQLFNTNLAMQNNLKRLSSGYRINNAADDAAGLAISENLRAQIRGLKQANRNANDGVSLAQVAEGGLNEVSNMLIRMRELSVQAASDTVGDTERNFIDMEFQALKKEIQRVAEVTEYNGQELLNGLGGAIDIQVGVHNDPFQDRITFDAGRADSTVDALGLTAESTVGKEEARTALGVIDDALTRTNAMRSDLGAFQNRLVSTINNLNIAHENLSAANSRIRDADIAEETAELTRNNVMLQANTAALSQANSVTNLALKLIG, encoded by the coding sequence ATGTCGTTACGTATTAACACCAACTTAGCTTCCTTGAACAGCCAACGCCAGTTGTTCAACACAAACCTGGCTATGCAAAACAATCTAAAAAGATTAAGTTCGGGATATCGTATTAACAACGCTGCTGATGATGCTGCCGGTTTAGCTATTTCGGAAAACCTTCGTGCACAGATTCGCGGTCTTAAACAAGCCAACCGCAACGCCAACGATGGTGTCTCTTTAGCGCAAGTCGCAGAGGGTGGTTTAAACGAAGTTTCGAATATGTTAATTCGTATGCGTGAATTATCAGTTCAAGCCGCTTCTGATACGGTCGGCGATACTGAACGTAATTTTATTGATATGGAATTCCAAGCATTAAAAAAAGAAATTCAACGAGTGGCCGAAGTCACCGAATACAACGGTCAAGAATTGTTGAATGGCCTTGGCGGAGCTATTGATATCCAAGTGGGCGTGCACAACGATCCATTCCAAGATCGCATCACATTCGATGCGGGTCGCGCGGATTCAACGGTAGACGCACTAGGGCTCACTGCGGAGAGCACGGTTGGTAAAGAAGAAGCCAGAACTGCTCTTGGGGTGATCGATGATGCTCTCACTCGCACCAACGCCATGCGCTCGGATCTTGGAGCTTTCCAAAACCGACTCGTATCGACCATCAACAACTTGAATATCGCCCATGAAAATCTATCAGCAGCAAATTCGAGAATCAGAGATGCGGACATCGCTGAAGAAACGGCTGAACTCACTCGTAACAATGTCATGTTGCAAGCGAACACCGCCGCTTTATCTCAAGCGAATAGCGTTACCAACTTAGCGTTGAAACTGATCGGTTAA
- the rnr gene encoding ribonuclease R encodes MKTYTLDGLVKRHPDGFGFFIPNDPEHEDVYIGRSEMQGVMTNDKVQVSVFRSGDSDRFHGKILKILERGTKRIVGRFRATDRGAGQLLEAASQMGTALRIPADSTRGAKDGELVAVDITKYPNDESGTLEGKVIEVIGNAEDPINDVKRVAHLQQIPTEFSAAALREADSLPSGVTPEEIQGRQDLRDLPLITIDGVTAKDFDDAIYVKTSPKGFHLWVAIADVSHYVRPGHPMDKDAYERGTSTYFPNFVIPMLPEKISNELCSLKPLVDRLCFVCEMQIDFQGTVVDHKIYEAVMHSQARVTYGEAQEIIEGQQHHKNPAVEKNIKTAADLAKVLMTKRFREGSLELEVPETQVVVNAEGFPTDIIRSQRVFAHRLIEELMLIANVTVAKHLHDAEIPALYRIHEPPDSEDIDKLQRFLSTFGSSTKMGSSQLQKKLTKALQEFHGKPEGIVLNILTLRSMMQAKYTGNNVGHFGLGFEYYTHFTSPIRRYPDLIVHRLLKSLTMRAYKTPPMDEEYISTSGTMLSAYEQRSVKAERQVISIKKARFMQEHLGEVFEGVVSSVVKFGVFVLLRQFDVDGLLKVDQLGDDIFEFDEDALILKGRRTGKTYKIGDVLEVQVARANTDEGQIDFVLEGGSLDDSPRRPAHGTKSYGKSKGKRQPEQSAAEREKNRKRSNDNNPNRKDKKWAGKKSGGKSKDRDRDRDRDRERNRDRDRSAKAGDKRSPKFHEKPSAKSAAKSNDRNLQRSKKLRSVEDEEKNQKPVVPEKQRSAFSRFFSRKPAEEKIKEVERFKHNSPVIDVGAQKGPKKFNLESLDVKSGSKPFKASSLFKASSRHTERPGAHKKKRR; translated from the coding sequence ATGAAAACATACACTCTTGATGGCTTAGTCAAACGCCACCCCGATGGATTCGGGTTTTTTATTCCTAATGATCCTGAGCACGAAGACGTCTATATCGGCCGTAGCGAAATGCAAGGGGTAATGACCAACGATAAAGTTCAGGTCTCGGTTTTTCGTTCGGGAGACTCGGATCGCTTCCACGGAAAAATTCTTAAAATTTTAGAGCGCGGGACCAAAAGAATCGTCGGCCGTTTTCGTGCCACTGACCGCGGAGCAGGACAACTGCTCGAGGCCGCTTCACAAATGGGAACGGCATTACGAATTCCTGCAGATTCCACTCGCGGTGCTAAAGACGGTGAGCTCGTGGCTGTGGACATAACTAAATATCCAAATGACGAAAGCGGTACTCTCGAAGGCAAAGTGATCGAAGTGATCGGTAATGCCGAAGATCCTATCAATGATGTGAAGCGTGTGGCTCATCTTCAACAAATTCCGACCGAGTTTTCTGCGGCTGCTCTTCGGGAAGCCGACTCTTTACCAAGTGGAGTGACTCCCGAAGAAATTCAGGGTCGACAAGATCTTCGCGATTTGCCTTTAATCACTATCGATGGTGTGACTGCAAAAGATTTTGATGATGCGATTTACGTTAAAACCAGTCCCAAAGGTTTTCACTTATGGGTGGCCATTGCGGATGTGAGCCACTACGTGCGTCCAGGACATCCCATGGACAAAGACGCCTACGAGAGAGGGACAAGTACTTACTTTCCTAATTTTGTCATCCCGATGCTGCCAGAGAAAATTTCGAATGAATTATGTTCTTTAAAGCCTTTGGTGGATCGACTTTGTTTTGTCTGCGAAATGCAGATCGATTTTCAAGGGACCGTTGTTGATCATAAAATCTACGAAGCCGTGATGCATAGCCAGGCGCGCGTGACCTACGGGGAGGCCCAAGAGATCATCGAGGGACAACAGCATCATAAAAACCCGGCGGTGGAAAAGAATATTAAAACTGCCGCGGATTTGGCAAAAGTGCTCATGACGAAACGCTTCCGTGAGGGATCTTTAGAGCTGGAGGTTCCAGAAACTCAGGTTGTTGTGAATGCCGAAGGGTTTCCGACAGATATCATTCGCTCACAGAGAGTGTTCGCACACCGACTCATCGAAGAATTAATGCTCATCGCCAACGTGACGGTGGCGAAGCACCTTCACGATGCTGAGATTCCCGCACTTTACCGTATCCATGAACCACCAGACTCCGAAGACATCGATAAACTTCAGCGATTTTTATCAACCTTCGGCTCCAGTACGAAGATGGGTTCGAGCCAGTTGCAAAAAAAGCTGACCAAAGCTCTTCAAGAGTTTCACGGCAAGCCCGAGGGAATTGTCCTTAACATATTAACTCTGCGAAGTATGATGCAGGCGAAATATACGGGGAACAACGTCGGTCACTTCGGTTTAGGTTTTGAGTATTACACGCATTTTACATCCCCGATTCGCCGCTACCCTGATCTGATTGTTCATCGCCTTTTAAAAAGTTTAACGATGAGAGCCTATAAAACTCCTCCAATGGATGAGGAGTATATCAGTACATCGGGAACAATGCTCAGCGCTTATGAGCAGCGTTCAGTGAAGGCCGAGCGCCAAGTGATTTCGATTAAGAAAGCTCGTTTTATGCAGGAGCATCTTGGAGAAGTCTTCGAAGGGGTTGTCAGTAGCGTCGTGAAATTCGGAGTTTTTGTTCTTTTAAGACAATTCGACGTAGATGGTTTACTGAAAGTGGATCAGTTGGGTGATGATATTTTTGAATTCGACGAGGATGCCCTTATTCTCAAAGGGCGACGAACCGGGAAGACCTACAAAATCGGAGATGTTCTTGAAGTGCAAGTCGCTCGCGCCAACACCGATGAGGGACAGATTGATTTTGTTCTCGAAGGCGGTTCTCTTGACGACAGTCCAAGACGGCCGGCTCATGGAACTAAATCCTATGGAAAGTCGAAAGGAAAGAGACAGCCCGAACAGAGCGCTGCCGAGCGGGAGAAAAATAGAAAACGCTCCAACGACAATAATCCGAATCGTAAAGATAAAAAGTGGGCGGGAAAAAAGTCCGGCGGGAAAAGTAAAGACAGAGATCGGGACAGAGATCGTGATCGTGAAAGAAATCGTGATCGCGACAGAAGTGCTAAGGCGGGTGACAAACGATCCCCCAAGTTTCATGAAAAGCCCTCTGCAAAATCGGCAGCCAAGTCCAACGATAGAAATTTACAAAGGTCGAAAAAACTGAGAAGCGTCGAGGACGAGGAAAAAAACCAAAAACCCGTAGTCCCAGAGAAACAGCGTAGCGCCTTTAGTCGGTTCTTTTCGCGAAAGCCGGCAGAAGAAAAAATTAAAGAAGTGGAACGCTTTAAGCACAACTCTCCGGTGATCGATGTCGGCGCACAAAAGGGACCTAAAAAGTTCAATCTCGAAAGTCTCGATGTTAAGTCGGGAAGTAAGCCGTTTAAGGCGAGTTCACTTTTTAAAGCGAGTTCTCGACACACCGAGCGTCCCGGCGCCCACAAGAAAAAGCGCCGCTAA